Proteins found in one Thermoplasmata archaeon genomic segment:
- a CDS encoding PKD domain-containing protein, with protein sequence MVTGSRRILIALMSAALILTASAACLESPPQPLNKPPVARIGSPVENGSYETGQEVVFDGSGSYDPEKKPLTFKWDFGDNTTASGNLTRHAYALPGKYVVTLEVSDGRKRGIDRVTIHVAQANRPPVVSFRTSTSTASNEEEVEFNATETRDPDGDAMVFRWDFGDNSKAEGAVVRHIFTKVGIYNVTLTVSDGKTQASGVAAIIVYQANRPPMPVLTVSAPAAFLGDELEFNASASTDEDGDTLSVHWDFGDGSSAEGMVVRHAFSSPGEFNVTATVSDGKLSRNGTLSVAALPRASILIDWNQSDYGYIVRLEAPVDSTNLSFMVVDDSGERDASPNVTAISATEYRVRPSVAPVVGRTLTITVLYLDRPVGSRVLHIYENSPFPGRDLTAEYTMELRYRTTGEMNEECLNLTSRAEIQVRGPSAKYRVLIVNGTQWAREVDEEGNVMLGESVIVGWMDRSLFWGTELNSSMEMAGSGNMSSWNSTGVERARLYGESVMRTVNDNRTYIYQSMRGNQGFFNLTCTVETLGIEDHANGNGRIYRCIKTRTNVSGDGFLDTGFGVVHLMVFNETIAWQVCEERYSNTTIYIQFEQNMYLVNDTSGEWTWLDDESVSGERYEDSNGDGVYNPDPVPLDLDEAFTFHGPMPRELAVGDRIVGVNKYGVRLQLEVTEEGVRVVEGSECGVVKIVTVYSSASGNATGTATSWVVSEGNLTGLVVESLERKSWMGEIATETNEMTMRLERVRED encoded by the coding sequence ATGGTCACCGGAAGCCGCAGAATTCTGATAGCATTGATGAGCGCCGCGCTGATTCTCACGGCATCGGCGGCTTGTCTAGAGAGCCCGCCCCAGCCACTGAACAAGCCCCCCGTCGCTAGAATCGGCTCGCCGGTCGAGAACGGTAGCTACGAGACTGGTCAGGAAGTCGTCTTCGACGGGAGCGGAAGCTACGACCCCGAGAAAAAGCCACTCACATTCAAGTGGGACTTCGGCGACAACACCACCGCCTCCGGAAACCTCACAAGGCATGCCTACGCTCTCCCGGGGAAGTACGTTGTAACGCTCGAGGTGAGCGACGGGAGGAAAAGGGGAATCGACAGGGTCACGATTCACGTGGCCCAGGCCAACCGGCCGCCGGTGGTCAGCTTTAGGACTAGCACCTCCACGGCTTCGAACGAGGAGGAGGTGGAGTTCAATGCGACCGAAACCCGCGACCCGGACGGAGACGCGATGGTTTTCAGATGGGATTTCGGCGACAACTCCAAGGCGGAGGGGGCCGTAGTCAGGCACATCTTCACAAAGGTCGGCATTTACAACGTGACCCTGACGGTCTCGGACGGGAAGACTCAGGCGAGCGGCGTCGCGGCCATCATCGTCTATCAGGCCAACCGGCCCCCCATGCCCGTGCTCACGGTCTCCGCCCCCGCCGCTTTTCTGGGCGATGAGCTCGAGTTCAACGCCTCCGCCTCCACGGACGAGGACGGAGACACGCTCTCGGTCCACTGGGACTTCGGCGACGGGAGCTCGGCCGAGGGCATGGTGGTCAGGCATGCGTTCTCCTCCCCGGGCGAGTTCAACGTGACCGCGACCGTGAGCGATGGAAAGCTCTCGCGAAACGGGACACTCTCTGTTGCCGCGCTGCCGAGGGCCTCCATCCTTATCGACTGGAACCAGAGCGACTACGGGTACATCGTGAGGCTGGAGGCCCCTGTCGATTCAACCAATCTCTCATTCATGGTCGTCGATGATTCCGGCGAGCGCGACGCTTCTCCGAACGTGACCGCAATCTCAGCGACTGAGTACAGGGTAAGGCCCTCAGTTGCGCCGGTTGTCGGGAGGACACTGACCATCACCGTCCTTTATCTCGATAGGCCGGTCGGGAGCCGGGTACTGCACATCTACGAGAACTCCCCATTCCCGGGCCGGGACCTCACGGCCGAGTACACAATGGAACTCCGTTACAGGACCACTGGCGAGATGAATGAGGAGTGTCTGAACCTTACCAGCCGGGCCGAGATTCAGGTCCGGGGCCCCTCGGCAAAGTATAGGGTGTTGATCGTCAACGGGACCCAGTGGGCGAGGGAGGTGGACGAGGAAGGCAACGTTATGTTGGGGGAGAGCGTGATTGTGGGCTGGATGGACCGGAGCCTCTTCTGGGGGACCGAGCTCAACTCGAGTATGGAGATGGCCGGCAGCGGGAACATGAGTTCGTGGAACTCGACGGGGGTCGAGAGGGCCCGCCTCTACGGAGAATCGGTGATGAGGACGGTCAACGACAACCGGACCTATATATACCAGTCAATGAGGGGCAATCAGGGCTTCTTCAATCTGACATGCACGGTCGAGACCCTCGGCATCGAGGACCACGCCAACGGGAACGGCAGAATCTACCGTTGTATAAAGACCAGAACAAATGTATCCGGGGATGGCTTCTTAGACACTGGTTTCGGGGTTGTGCATCTGATGGTCTTCAACGAGACCATCGCGTGGCAGGTGTGTGAGGAGCGCTACAGCAACACCACGATATACATCCAGTTCGAGCAGAATATGTATCTCGTGAACGACACATCTGGCGAGTGGACGTGGCTCGACGATGAGAGCGTTTCCGGAGAGCGCTACGAGGACTCGAACGGCGACGGTGTCTACAACCCCGACCCGGTGCCGCTGGATCTTGACGAGGCCTTCACCTTCCACGGGCCGATGCCCCGGGAGCTCGCCGTCGGAGACAGAATCGTGGGCGTGAATAAGTACGGTGTCCGTCTACAGCTCGAGGTGACCGAGGAGGGGGTGAGAGTGGTGGAGGGCTCCGAGTGCGGGGTGGTGAAGATTGTGACGGTCTACTCCTCGGCCTCGGGCAACGCCACGGGCACGGCGACGAGCTGGGTGGTGTCGGAGGGGAACCTTACGGGGCTCGTTGTCGAGTCCTTAGAAAGGAAGAGCTGGATGGGCGAGATTGCGACGGAGACTAATGAGATGACCATGAGACTCGAGCGGGTGAGGGAGGACTGA
- a CDS encoding ATPase domain-containing protein, whose protein sequence is MPGGAEPGPEGRKLVGKVTRIRTKGHAPGIPPDHNGIGRYIAVLHSHGSLIRATASRRSLQAGRTERDGRVEELQHALDSETRQRQELAASLKRAEDELQQLRQRTDRGGGANGLTLEEELKAKEEELNRIKSDYATKMKNSLALQRIKYEREIDALRKELRKLTMGRDEVTEELSKREQELTERENRLKHQIMELNEQRRKLEADAEQLRKASAALAKPSPELEERIRNLENEVLRYKTSLEVKTEALKRAEEQLAAKEAEFKDYMAKMEEQLKQNDLKAELENVKKGSIAMMKYITSLQQKKQEEEFKAIRKALENEIQKRLQIEEELRKKEESLAARQRALGAEIERVASTSNVDLEAVRRLEAELRMREEEVRRKEEALTQKEKALVERIKGLEGEIQKKIRDGRMLADIKREFALKAEELNLLRMELKQKEEELQARERALNARAPPPAGVPKNVEAELKRLRDELASKEAELKRLTEPIKYKEQEFLRREEDLRYREELLKREMLKLEEARKQQATIEESELKKRLEALEEQIKHKEEEIKSRESYLRKKEEELRLRESRVISKEIQAREEDLRLEVSSEKAKTGNSRLDDLLMGGIPFGSNVLCIGPPFIGKEVLVARFLLEGLQKGIPAIVVTTDISPQEIREELNAIVPGTQEFEKLGLLRYIDVYSKSMGLAEEDPATIYVDSPTDYAGITRAIEMLSKQFREKSTTYRMAVRSISTLVTYSDPTSTYKFLQMTTGRVKRAKVVAMYTMDRGMHSETEIQTLAHLMDGSIEFKTDGVKTYLSVQGLTDVQSRAWIQYTYTKKGLNIGSFALDHIR, encoded by the coding sequence GTGCCCGGCGGCGCGGAACCCGGGCCCGAGGGGAGGAAGTTGGTCGGAAAAGTCACCCGAATTCGGACGAAGGGCCACGCTCCAGGAATCCCCCCCGACCACAACGGAATCGGCCGCTATATAGCAGTGCTGCATAGCCATGGGTCTCTTATCCGTGCCACGGCGTCGCGCAGGTCTTTGCAGGCCGGCAGGACTGAGAGGGACGGCAGAGTGGAGGAGCTCCAGCACGCGCTGGACAGCGAGACCCGCCAGAGGCAGGAGCTCGCGGCCTCTCTGAAGAGGGCGGAGGACGAGCTCCAGCAGCTCAGGCAGAGAACGGACCGGGGAGGCGGAGCGAATGGCCTCACGCTGGAGGAGGAGCTCAAGGCGAAGGAAGAGGAGCTCAACAGAATCAAGAGTGACTATGCGACAAAGATGAAGAACTCCCTCGCGCTCCAGAGAATCAAGTACGAGCGAGAGATCGATGCCCTCCGGAAGGAGCTCCGCAAGCTCACGATGGGGCGCGACGAGGTCACAGAGGAGCTCTCAAAGAGGGAACAGGAGCTGACCGAGAGGGAGAACCGGCTCAAGCACCAGATAATGGAGCTGAACGAGCAGCGGAGGAAGCTCGAGGCTGATGCCGAGCAGCTCAGGAAGGCCAGCGCAGCCCTAGCGAAGCCCTCCCCGGAGCTCGAGGAGAGAATTCGAAACCTAGAGAACGAGGTCCTCCGCTACAAAACGAGCCTCGAGGTCAAGACCGAGGCCCTCAAGCGAGCCGAGGAGCAGCTTGCGGCCAAGGAGGCTGAGTTCAAGGACTACATGGCCAAGATGGAGGAGCAGCTCAAACAGAACGACTTGAAGGCCGAGCTCGAAAATGTGAAGAAGGGCTCCATCGCCATGATGAAGTACATCACCAGCCTCCAGCAGAAGAAGCAGGAGGAGGAGTTCAAGGCGATTCGGAAGGCGCTCGAGAATGAGATTCAAAAGAGGCTGCAGATAGAGGAGGAGCTGAGGAAGAAGGAGGAGAGCTTGGCGGCGCGCCAGAGGGCGCTTGGGGCGGAGATAGAGCGCGTTGCCTCCACAAGTAATGTGGACCTAGAGGCTGTGCGCAGGCTAGAGGCCGAGCTCCGGATGAGGGAGGAGGAGGTCAGGCGCAAGGAGGAGGCACTGACGCAGAAGGAAAAGGCGCTGGTCGAGAGAATCAAGGGTCTGGAGGGCGAAATTCAGAAGAAGATTCGCGATGGAAGAATGCTGGCGGACATCAAGAGGGAGTTCGCGCTAAAGGCCGAGGAGCTCAACTTGCTTAGGATGGAGCTCAAGCAGAAGGAGGAGGAGCTTCAGGCGCGCGAGAGGGCCCTGAACGCACGAGCCCCGCCCCCGGCCGGGGTGCCAAAGAACGTCGAGGCCGAGCTCAAGCGCCTCAGAGATGAGCTTGCATCGAAGGAGGCGGAGCTCAAGAGGCTCACCGAGCCCATCAAGTACAAGGAGCAGGAGTTCCTCAGGAGAGAGGAGGACCTCCGATACAGGGAGGAGCTGCTGAAGAGAGAAATGCTGAAGCTCGAGGAGGCCCGTAAGCAGCAGGCGACCATCGAGGAGAGCGAGCTGAAGAAGAGGCTGGAGGCGCTGGAGGAGCAGATAAAGCACAAGGAGGAGGAGATAAAGAGCAGGGAGAGCTACCTAAGGAAGAAGGAGGAAGAGCTCCGCCTCAGGGAGTCGAGAGTGATATCGAAGGAGATTCAGGCTAGGGAGGAAGACCTCAGGCTAGAGGTCTCGTCGGAGAAGGCCAAGACGGGCAATAGCCGCCTCGACGACCTCCTAATGGGCGGAATTCCGTTCGGGTCGAACGTGCTCTGCATAGGGCCGCCGTTCATCGGCAAGGAGGTGCTCGTTGCGCGATTCCTCCTCGAGGGCCTCCAGAAGGGGATTCCGGCGATCGTCGTGACGACCGACATCTCCCCACAGGAGATAAGGGAGGAGCTCAACGCCATCGTTCCCGGAACCCAAGAGTTCGAGAAGCTCGGCCTGCTCAGGTATATAGACGTCTACTCGAAGAGCATGGGTCTCGCTGAGGAGGACCCCGCCACGATATACGTGGACTCCCCGACCGATTACGCCGGGATAACACGGGCGATAGAGATGCTTTCGAAGCAGTTCAGGGAGAAGAGTACGACCTACAGGATGGCGGTGAGGTCGATATCGACACTGGTCACCTACTCCGACCCAACCTCGACCTATAAATTCCTGCAGATGACCACGGGCCGGGTGAAGCGCGCCAAGGTCGTGGCGATGTACACGATGGACAGAGGAATGCACAGCGAGACCGAGATACAGACCCTCGCCCACCTGATGGACGGCTCGATCGAATTCAAGACAGACGGTGTCAAGACCTACCTCAGCGTGCAGGGCCTGACAGACGTCCAGTCCCGCGCTTGGATTCAATACACCTACACCAAGAAGGGGCTGAATATCGGCTCCTTTGCCCTGGACCACATCAGGTGA
- a CDS encoding FG-GAP-like repeat-containing protein, with translation MIIIRVDGMSLRLFLCAALALLLCAPTLPPVGISSGTGGRALYTTLTSFDDGSTEVVMHFYEAGSNASASISIPARAIMKRATVQLWGHMLGTMGCFVDDTTEDFLAGNATNITVHNGSLLLRPFLSTKWYNTGSRPSYIATGDLNSDGLTDVAVVNSGSDTVSVLRQNRTFRTLEAQLTYNFGPGLAAAAIGDLNGDSREDLAVACAGSGTLEVLYQASDGSLGSATRYVSGGGARGLAIGDFNRDGRKDVVVVNSNDGTISLFLQSPPGLLERKAVIQAGSAPWAVAAGDVNLDGKDEAVVVCRGDSTLVVFRQDPSEFLVRDSIYEVGAGPVCIAIGDLNRDSRKDVVVAEQNSSSIGLLLQSSNGSLGPRTAVPLDSAPASVACGDVSYDGRSDVVAACPASNRTVVLLQQSEGLLAPPDDYRTGSSPSFSTIADLNLDGKCDIAVASSGDGTLGVLLMRPTPPAKLNQMVSYAASSAPIGLDIADLNADGLEDAVVGNAGSNTVGVFLQGQDGRLQAQRSYSLSTPLGLTTCDLNLDGRTDIIGASQGSNEIVILYQTSNGDFTGSPVRCPVNLSTGGLYIVDAGDLNSDGRPDIAVSGVVTNLDEPNVVVVLMQNPSTGEFDTQLNLTCAGARGVAIGDVNHDGRNDLCCVASTDTELHIHLQQPDGTLRATPVRYSTDSYPHGLRVADINHDGRNDVVVACWNANSLNIFYQTASGELAPRKVLSVSSLGVDVEVGDYDSDGLRDLAVSHYSGSSTLSLLNQTREGAFLGPTSLSTGNRPAMIASGDLDGDGKLDLGVANQISGNIGVFTQQFSADTNGIYVSRTVELPYEVSELTPSWLATLTGTNQSLSVEVTNDGGMSWTRAVNGHPATFAEPGHILGYKVAMSTIFLDRSPRLENMTIHYIMSSYPVDPSLDIGDVGRPIWSWSGPFGPDPRPAIIDFTERVNATLHTVSPGGDGLVRIPIVVRSGSLGTLRLTNLSVSYDLAPERPVLLGPVGGEFVTTLTPAFRLLANDSDTTELQFKIEISTDNFTTFKVHSQVVTNDGWDKSAYRPGEPATFQLSHFDRLQSDGPYSWRAYVWDGSVWSPPSEPGFFRVDTRPPVARVEQLSSYQNTTRFTVRWSGSDPEPGSGLAPTGTFDVQFKDRESAPWQDWLTGTNLTSAEFPGAQGRTYYFQVRARDAAGNTGTFPMGNGDTQTMVDATPPSGSVVDDGDVTQEHTRLHAIFSFSDVESGIVRYEYWIGTAPGSSENLTLPPTVTESSEVTATSLFLFNGTRYYFTVRALNGAGLWSQPQSSDGILVRLRAPAASVTYTGGVQAERLIHLNLASSDPNLVGILDGDLEFRSAPVIGRAPGEWTSWTEFGQGDWGEPPSQVAPLEFEGEPGRFYRFRYRTKDAAGTFSDYTEPGVFVRINRAPQPQIGAKSRAEVGQKIAFTAAGSSDEDGDPMRFTWDFGDGAWGYGAEVKHSYKKPGRYTVTLYADDGVENSTTALTVRVEAPPSGVNALYIALPVVAIAAALAGFLVYAVVSRRSRARAQAPTVVPGTEYVPPPPPATREEAEAEIAAARNAIKELEEVGVDTVRASRMLALAESFLSDGNPDMAAQYARKTMRLARDQKERKESEVDEDTARQFINLTQRMLEDAEEAGLEVREAKKLFGLSMSFLAEGNYVTGMQYSKKVRKILAELRERKAVTLTREAVEKEQAEAGRLLALLEKEVGEEEWPELERVRESIELSRMFLEEGDLEPAMEAASKARGAAKALKEGGRPLSPQEWKERLRALRARLEELRGEGLKVSEPQKMLKFSESFAMSGNMEIATQYLRKAEKLVRDMEERAGAEAVPEEKTAAPAEARAPAPPPAPALCPECGERVEEDWVVCPLCDHPLKNAPPPAQAGQGEGAPRVARPVENGGEPRVARPVQK, from the coding sequence TTGATAATTATACGGGTTGATGGAATGAGCCTACGGCTCTTTCTCTGTGCGGCGCTTGCACTCCTCCTCTGTGCTCCCACACTGCCTCCGGTGGGCATCTCCAGCGGGACTGGAGGCAGGGCTCTTTACACAACCCTCACAAGCTTCGATGACGGCAGCACGGAGGTGGTGATGCACTTCTATGAAGCCGGCAGCAACGCCAGCGCTTCCATCTCCATCCCCGCTAGGGCCATAATGAAGCGAGCGACAGTCCAGCTCTGGGGCCACATGCTAGGGACAATGGGCTGCTTTGTTGACGACACCACGGAGGACTTCCTTGCCGGCAACGCGACGAACATCACGGTCCACAACGGCAGCCTTCTCCTCAGGCCATTCTTATCCACCAAATGGTACAACACGGGCAGCAGGCCCTCTTATATCGCCACCGGGGACCTCAACTCCGATGGCCTGACCGATGTTGCCGTCGTCAACTCGGGCTCGGACACAGTCAGCGTCTTGCGGCAGAATAGGACCTTTCGGACTCTGGAGGCCCAGCTCACCTATAATTTCGGTCCAGGACTCGCGGCCGCGGCCATCGGGGATCTCAACGGCGATAGCAGGGAGGACCTTGCCGTCGCCTGCGCGGGTTCTGGGACCCTCGAGGTTCTCTATCAGGCCAGCGACGGCTCCCTGGGCTCAGCGACGAGGTATGTTTCCGGCGGCGGCGCCCGGGGCCTCGCTATCGGCGACTTCAACCGGGACGGGAGAAAGGACGTCGTGGTCGTGAACTCGAACGACGGGACCATCTCGCTCTTCCTCCAGAGCCCCCCGGGGCTGCTCGAGAGAAAGGCCGTGATCCAGGCCGGCTCTGCGCCATGGGCGGTTGCGGCCGGCGATGTGAACCTCGACGGCAAGGACGAAGCGGTTGTTGTCTGCAGGGGCGATAGCACATTGGTCGTTTTCAGGCAGGACCCATCCGAGTTCCTTGTTAGGGATTCAATATACGAGGTCGGCGCGGGGCCGGTCTGCATCGCGATTGGGGACCTGAACCGGGATAGCAGAAAGGACGTGGTAGTGGCCGAGCAGAACTCGAGCTCCATCGGCCTCCTGCTCCAGTCCTCCAACGGCAGCTTAGGCCCGAGAACCGCGGTACCTCTGGATAGCGCACCCGCTTCCGTCGCGTGCGGCGATGTTAGCTATGATGGGAGGAGCGACGTCGTGGCTGCATGCCCAGCCTCCAACCGCACCGTCGTTCTCCTCCAGCAGAGCGAGGGCCTGCTAGCGCCTCCTGACGACTACAGAACAGGCAGCTCCCCCTCCTTCTCAACAATCGCGGACCTCAACCTGGACGGGAAGTGCGATATCGCGGTCGCGAGCTCCGGCGACGGAACCCTAGGCGTGCTGCTGATGAGGCCCACGCCCCCCGCGAAGCTCAACCAAATGGTCTCCTACGCGGCCAGCTCCGCCCCCATCGGACTCGACATCGCCGACCTCAACGCCGACGGGCTCGAGGACGCTGTTGTCGGAAATGCCGGGAGCAACACAGTCGGCGTCTTCTTGCAGGGGCAGGATGGCAGGCTCCAGGCGCAGAGGAGCTACTCCCTGTCCACCCCGCTCGGCCTGACCACATGCGATCTCAACTTGGACGGGAGGACCGACATCATAGGAGCGAGCCAGGGCTCCAACGAGATTGTGATTCTCTACCAGACATCGAACGGCGACTTCACCGGATCGCCGGTCAGGTGCCCCGTGAACCTCTCGACTGGGGGCCTATACATCGTGGACGCTGGCGACCTGAACTCGGACGGCCGTCCCGACATCGCCGTCTCCGGCGTGGTCACGAACCTCGACGAGCCCAATGTTGTGGTCGTCCTGATGCAGAACCCGTCGACGGGGGAGTTCGACACACAGCTAAACCTCACCTGCGCAGGCGCCAGAGGGGTTGCGATCGGCGATGTGAACCACGACGGCAGGAACGACCTCTGCTGCGTCGCCTCCACGGACACGGAGCTCCATATCCACCTCCAGCAGCCCGACGGAACCTTGCGCGCAACGCCCGTGCGCTATTCCACCGATTCCTACCCCCACGGTCTCAGGGTCGCGGACATCAACCACGACGGAAGAAATGATGTCGTTGTGGCGTGCTGGAACGCCAACTCCCTCAATATATTCTATCAGACTGCCTCCGGAGAGCTCGCTCCGAGGAAGGTGCTCTCCGTCTCCAGCCTTGGAGTGGACGTCGAGGTTGGGGACTACGACAGCGATGGCCTGAGGGATCTAGCCGTGAGCCACTACTCCGGCTCGAGCACCCTCAGCCTCCTGAACCAGACGAGGGAGGGGGCGTTTCTGGGCCCGACGAGCCTCTCCACTGGCAACCGACCTGCGATGATCGCGTCGGGGGACTTGGACGGAGATGGGAAGCTCGACCTCGGCGTCGCCAACCAAATCAGTGGGAACATCGGCGTCTTCACTCAGCAATTCTCTGCTGACACGAACGGCATCTATGTATCTAGAACCGTCGAGCTCCCCTACGAGGTCTCCGAACTCACGCCCTCTTGGCTCGCCACCCTCACGGGCACAAACCAGAGCCTCTCGGTCGAGGTGACGAACGACGGCGGAATGAGCTGGACACGAGCCGTGAACGGCCACCCCGCGACATTTGCGGAGCCAGGGCACATTCTGGGCTACAAGGTGGCGATGAGCACGATATTTCTAGATCGGAGTCCACGCCTAGAGAACATGACTATCCATTACATTATGTCTAGTTATCCCGTGGACCCATCGCTGGACATCGGCGATGTGGGCCGGCCGATATGGAGCTGGTCTGGGCCCTTCGGCCCGGACCCGCGCCCCGCGATCATCGACTTCACCGAGAGGGTCAACGCCACCCTCCACACCGTCTCCCCGGGCGGGGACGGGCTCGTGAGAATTCCGATTGTGGTGCGCTCGGGCTCTCTAGGTACCCTCCGCCTCACGAACCTAAGCGTGAGTTACGACTTGGCTCCTGAGAGGCCGGTGCTCCTGGGCCCCGTCGGGGGAGAATTCGTAACCACCCTCACCCCCGCCTTCCGCCTCCTGGCCAACGACAGCGACACGACCGAGCTCCAATTCAAGATCGAGATTTCCACGGACAATTTCACCACATTCAAGGTCCACAGCCAGGTGGTGACAAACGATGGGTGGGACAAGAGCGCCTACAGGCCGGGGGAGCCCGCCACATTCCAGCTGAGCCACTTCGACAGGCTCCAGTCCGATGGACCCTACAGCTGGAGGGCATATGTGTGGGACGGGAGCGTCTGGTCCCCGCCATCGGAGCCGGGCTTTTTCCGCGTTGACACAAGGCCTCCGGTTGCGAGGGTGGAGCAGCTCTCCTCATACCAGAACACCACCAGATTCACAGTCAGATGGAGCGGGAGCGACCCGGAACCCGGCTCCGGCCTCGCACCCACCGGCACGTTCGACGTTCAGTTCAAGGACCGGGAGAGCGCACCGTGGCAGGACTGGCTCACGGGCACGAATCTCACCTCGGCCGAGTTCCCCGGCGCGCAGGGGAGGACCTACTACTTCCAGGTAAGGGCGAGGGACGCGGCCGGGAACACGGGCACCTTCCCGATGGGCAATGGGGACACGCAGACAATGGTTGACGCGACCCCCCCATCCGGGAGCGTGGTTGACGACGGCGACGTGACCCAGGAGCACACACGGCTCCACGCGATATTTTCTTTCTCGGACGTGGAGAGCGGGATAGTCAGGTACGAGTACTGGATAGGGACCGCGCCGGGGAGTTCCGAGAACCTGACCCTGCCTCCCACGGTGACCGAGAGCAGCGAGGTCACCGCCACCAGCCTCTTTCTTTTCAATGGAACCAGATACTATTTCACGGTCCGCGCGCTCAACGGCGCGGGTCTCTGGTCGCAGCCCCAGAGCTCCGACGGAATTCTCGTCCGTCTGAGAGCGCCCGCAGCCTCCGTGACCTACACGGGCGGGGTGCAGGCCGAGCGCCTTATCCACCTCAATCTCGCATCCTCCGACCCAAACCTCGTCGGAATTCTCGACGGGGACCTCGAGTTCCGCTCGGCGCCCGTAATCGGGAGGGCCCCAGGCGAGTGGACTTCCTGGACCGAGTTCGGCCAGGGGGACTGGGGTGAGCCACCTAGCCAAGTGGCACCGCTAGAGTTCGAGGGAGAGCCGGGGAGGTTCTACAGGTTCAGGTACAGGACAAAAGACGCCGCCGGGACCTTCTCGGACTACACTGAGCCGGGGGTCTTTGTCAGAATCAACCGCGCGCCACAGCCCCAAATCGGTGCGAAGAGCCGCGCGGAGGTGGGGCAGAAAATCGCTTTCACGGCCGCGGGCTCCAGCGACGAGGACGGCGACCCGATGCGGTTCACATGGGACTTCGGCGACGGGGCGTGGGGCTACGGGGCGGAGGTCAAGCATTCCTACAAAAAGCCGGGGAGGTACACGGTTACCCTTTACGCCGACGACGGGGTTGAAAACTCAACCACCGCGCTCACCGTGAGGGTCGAGGCCCCGCCATCAGGTGTCAATGCCCTCTACATCGCGCTCCCGGTGGTCGCCATAGCGGCCGCGCTCGCGGGCTTTCTGGTATATGCGGTGGTCTCGAGAAGATCTAGGGCGCGCGCTCAGGCCCCAACGGTTGTGCCGGGAACGGAGTATGTCCCCCCGCCGCCTCCCGCAACGAGAGAGGAAGCGGAGGCGGAGATCGCGGCGGCGAGGAACGCGATAAAGGAGCTCGAGGAGGTTGGGGTGGACACGGTCCGTGCGAGCAGGATGCTCGCTCTAGCGGAGTCCTTCCTCTCTGATGGGAACCCAGACATGGCGGCCCAGTACGCCAGAAAGACGATGAGGCTTGCGAGGGACCAGAAGGAGAGGAAGGAGTCGGAGGTGGACGAGGACACGGCCCGCCAGTTCATCAATCTAACCCAGCGAATGCTCGAGGACGCCGAGGAGGCCGGGCTCGAGGTCAGGGAGGCCAAGAAGCTCTTCGGCCTCTCCATGTCCTTCCTAGCAGAGGGGAACTACGTCACGGGCATGCAGTACTCGAAAAAGGTTCGGAAGATTCTGGCGGAGCTGAGGGAAAGGAAGGCCGTGACGCTCACGAGGGAAGCGGTCGAGAAGGAGCAGGCGGAGGCCGGGAGACTCCTCGCGCTACTGGAAAAAGAGGTGGGGGAGGAGGAGTGGCCAGAGCTTGAGAGGGTGAGGGAGAGCATCGAGCTCTCCCGGATGTTCTTGGAGGAGGGGGACCTGGAGCCGGCGATGGAGGCGGCGTCGAAGGCTAGGGGAGCGGCGAAGGCCCTGAAAGAGGGTGGCAGGCCCCTGAGTCCGCAGGAGTGGAAGGAGAGGCTCAGGGCCCTGAGGGCAAGGCTGGAGGAGCTCAGGGGGGAGGGGCTCAAGGTCTCCGAGCCGCAGAAAATGCTGAAGTTCTCAGAGTCATTTGCGATGTCCGGCAACATGGAGATCGCGACCCAGTACCTCCGCAAGGCCGAGAAGCTGGTCAGGGACATGGAGGAGAGGGCCGGGGCCGAGGCCGTCCCGGAGGAGAAAACGGCAGCGCCTGCCGAGGCGCGGGCGCCAGCGCCGCCCCCTGCCCCAGCACTCTGTCCGGAATGCGGCGAGAGAGTAGAGGAGGACTGGGTGGTCTGTCCGCTCTGTGACCACCCCCTCAAGAACGCGCCGCCCCCCGCCCAAGCCGGGCAGGGCGAAGGTGCCCCAAGGGTGGCGAGACCGGTAGAGAACGGTGGGGAGCCGAGAGTGGCCAGACCAGTGCAGAAGTGA